One genomic window of Hymenobacter sp. J193 includes the following:
- a CDS encoding DUF1028 domain-containing protein — translation MRFFRWVLALALLAGPAALQPAAAQVYTQTDPLAHTFSIVARDPKSGDLAVAVQSHWFSVGTSVSWAEAGVGAIATQSFTNKSFGPRGLALLKSGKTAQQTLDELLRPDEGRDVRQVAVVDSKGNVAVHTGAKCIDMAGQQTGAQFSVQANMMLTDQVPSAMARAYEQGAALPFPERVLAALDAAQAAGGDVRGRQSAALLVVRAQASAAPWDDRLIDLRVDDAAEPLKELRRLLQLHRAYEHMNAGDLAVEKNDVPGAIREYEAAEKLFPDNLEMRYWHAISLANKQQVPAALKLLRPIFKQDPNWRTLTQRLPKVGLLTVSEAELKQILTLK, via the coding sequence ATGCGCTTTTTTCGATGGGTTCTGGCCTTAGCTCTGCTGGCGGGACCGGCGGCTCTGCAGCCTGCGGCTGCCCAGGTATACACCCAAACCGACCCGCTGGCCCACACGTTTTCCATCGTGGCCCGCGACCCTAAGTCCGGCGACCTGGCCGTAGCCGTGCAAAGCCACTGGTTTTCGGTGGGTACCAGCGTATCCTGGGCTGAGGCCGGGGTAGGTGCCATTGCCACCCAATCCTTCACCAACAAGTCGTTCGGCCCGCGCGGGCTGGCACTGCTGAAAAGCGGTAAAACAGCCCAGCAAACCCTGGATGAGCTCCTGCGCCCCGACGAAGGCCGGGACGTGCGCCAGGTGGCCGTGGTCGACAGCAAAGGCAACGTAGCCGTGCATACCGGGGCCAAGTGCATTGATATGGCCGGGCAGCAAACCGGCGCGCAGTTCTCGGTGCAGGCCAATATGATGCTCACCGACCAAGTGCCCAGCGCCATGGCCCGGGCCTACGAGCAGGGTGCCGCGCTGCCTTTCCCCGAGCGGGTGCTGGCTGCCCTCGACGCGGCCCAGGCCGCGGGCGGCGACGTGCGCGGGCGGCAATCGGCGGCCTTGCTGGTGGTGCGCGCCCAGGCCAGCGCCGCTCCCTGGGACGACCGGCTCATCGATCTGCGAGTGGACGATGCCGCCGAGCCCCTGAAGGAGCTGCGCCGCCTGTTGCAGCTTCACCGCGCCTACGAGCACATGAATGCCGGCGACCTGGCCGTAGAGAAGAACGACGTGCCCGGCGCTATTCGCGAGTACGAAGCCGCCGAAAAGCTTTTCCCCGACAACCTGGAAATGCGCTACTGGCATGCTATCAGCCTGGCCAACAAGCAGCAGGTGCCGGCCGCCCTCAAGCTGCTGCGCCCCATTTTCAAGCAGGACCCCAACTGGCGCACCCTCACCCAGCGCCTGCCCAAAGTAGGCCTGCTGACCGTGAGTGAGGCGGAGCTCAAGCAAATCCTGACCCTGAAATAA
- a CDS encoding IS5 family transposase has translation MEITRCAYPSDVTDEEWAFLLPYLLLVREDAGQRHYALRELFNALRYVVRTGCTWRYLPHDLPPWATCYQQWARWRDARVFEALTEDLRQVLRLNEARPADPSAVIFDSRTLQSTPESGHRAGYDGAKRRKGSKVHVAVDTLGHLLAAIVTPANEQDRAQVGVLAEEVQVASGQSVTLAYADQGYTGEQPAHAAEQHGIDLHVVKLGHTKRGFVLLPRRWVVERSLSWSARYKRLARDYERLAVSLQQLHYLAFAGLMLAKAAGLNLLPSA, from the coding sequence ATGGAAATTACTCGCTGCGCCTATCCAAGCGACGTAACTGACGAGGAATGGGCCTTTCTACTACCCTATTTACTGCTGGTACGCGAAGACGCGGGCCAGCGTCACTATGCACTGCGCGAACTATTTAACGCCTTGCGCTACGTGGTGCGAACGGGCTGCACGTGGCGGTATCTGCCCCACGATTTGCCACCCTGGGCCACGTGTTACCAACAATGGGCCCGCTGGCGCGATGCCCGCGTCTTTGAAGCCCTGACCGAGGACCTGCGCCAGGTGCTGCGCCTCAACGAAGCCCGGCCCGCCGACCCAAGCGCCGTCATTTTTGATTCGCGCACGCTGCAGAGCACGCCCGAGAGCGGGCACCGGGCGGGCTATGATGGGGCCAAACGGCGCAAGGGCAGCAAAGTCCACGTGGCCGTCGACACCTTAGGCCACCTGCTGGCCGCCATCGTCACGCCGGCCAATGAGCAAGACCGGGCGCAGGTGGGCGTGTTGGCCGAAGAAGTGCAAGTAGCGTCCGGGCAAAGCGTTACGCTGGCCTACGCCGACCAGGGCTACACCGGTGAGCAGCCGGCACACGCCGCCGAGCAGCACGGCATCGACTTGCACGTGGTCAAGCTGGGCCACACCAAACGCGGCTTCGTGCTGCTGCCCCGCCGCTGGGTGGTCGAGCGCAGCCTAAGCTGGAGCGCCCGCTACAAGCGCCTGGCCCGGGATTACGAGCGGCTGGCCGTCAGTTTGCAGCAGCTCCACTACCTGGCCTTCGCGGGGCTCATGCTGGCCAAAGCAGCAGGCCTTAATTTGCTCCCAAGTGCATAA
- a CDS encoding M23 family metallopeptidase translates to MSISLRPALYLFVFLLAACGKQQTLQGIFHQPTTPHETYARRLRQAGLDGTALGRDWLTAADKALRDSLVVTLPFEETGYFRAERATAASYRYAVRAGETVRVSLALAPGTQAHVFLDAFELHPDRAAPTHLASADTTTLSFSYVVEDDRQHLLRVQPELLRTGRYTLRIQRTPSLSFPVQGKNDVAVGSFWGAERDQGARLHEGIDIFARRGTPVVAAAAGYITRVNETPRGGKVVWLADAAHGQHIYYAHLDRQLVQPGQQVRIGDTLGLVGNTGNARTTQPHLHFGVYRAGRGAVDPYPFVRRADAAPAAPRSLPARLGQWVRVRDKATDLRRSPAYKAGKLASLPRHTALYVLGAQAEWYRVEQPDGLVGYLPTRAVTLAAEPLRRETLPAVANLFALPQINAPQLSSLPARSTVAVLGEFAGYRLVRESSGGLGWLPAGQKS, encoded by the coding sequence ATGTCGATTTCTCTGCGCCCCGCGCTGTATCTATTTGTGTTTCTGTTGGCAGCCTGCGGCAAGCAGCAAACCCTGCAGGGCATTTTTCATCAGCCTACCACTCCTCACGAGACCTACGCCCGCCGCCTGCGTCAGGCCGGACTCGATGGCACCGCCCTGGGCCGGGATTGGCTAACTGCCGCCGACAAGGCCTTGCGCGACTCTCTGGTCGTGACGCTGCCCTTTGAGGAAACCGGCTACTTCCGGGCCGAGCGCGCCACGGCGGCATCCTACCGCTACGCCGTACGGGCCGGCGAAACGGTGCGGGTAAGCCTGGCATTAGCACCCGGCACTCAGGCCCACGTGTTTCTCGATGCCTTCGAGCTGCACCCCGACCGCGCCGCGCCCACCCACCTGGCTTCCGCCGACACTACTACCCTTTCTTTTAGCTATGTGGTGGAAGATGACCGGCAGCATCTGCTGCGCGTGCAGCCCGAGCTGCTGCGTACCGGCCGCTACACCCTCCGCATTCAGCGCACGCCTTCGCTTTCCTTCCCGGTACAGGGCAAAAACGATGTGGCCGTGGGCTCGTTCTGGGGGGCCGAGCGCGACCAGGGCGCCCGCCTGCACGAGGGCATCGACATTTTTGCCAGGCGCGGTACGCCGGTGGTGGCTGCTGCTGCCGGCTACATCACCCGCGTAAATGAAACGCCGCGCGGAGGCAAAGTAGTCTGGCTGGCCGACGCCGCCCACGGCCAGCACATCTACTACGCCCACCTCGACCGGCAGCTGGTGCAGCCCGGCCAGCAGGTACGCATTGGGGATACACTGGGGCTGGTGGGCAATACAGGCAACGCCCGCACCACCCAGCCCCACCTGCACTTTGGCGTGTACCGCGCCGGCCGCGGGGCCGTGGACCCCTATCCCTTCGTACGCCGCGCCGATGCGGCCCCGGCCGCCCCGCGCAGCCTGCCCGCCCGGCTGGGCCAGTGGGTGCGCGTGCGCGACAAAGCCACCGACTTGCGCCGCAGCCCTGCCTACAAAGCCGGGAAACTAGCCAGCCTGCCCCGCCACACCGCCCTCTACGTGCTGGGGGCCCAGGCCGAGTGGTACCGCGTGGAGCAGCCTGACGGCCTCGTAGGCTACCTGCCCACCCGCGCCGTAACGCTTGCCGCCGAGCCCCTGCGCCGCGAAACGCTGCCGGCCGTAGCTAACCTTTTTGCTTTACCCCAAATAAACGCGCCCCAGCTCAGTTCTTTACCGGCACGCAGTACCGTAGCGGTGCTGGGTGAGTTTGCGGGCTACCGGTTGGTGCGGGAAAGCAGCGGCGGGCTGGGCTGGCTGCCGGCCGGCCAAAAATCCTGA
- a CDS encoding helix-turn-helix domain-containing protein encodes MFSAARILAIRKSKGFSQEMLAEQSGVSLRTIQRVEQGETVPRGHTLQALAAALGVSLADFRTEPEPLAAPVPVGASVASAPFTAAPEPPELLAGPGQALSRADEQALTSTLEPTPQTALVAASPEPVVTHYSPLRPDPEFLQLLNLSALSLLVLPLLNIIVPFVLWRRRRHTILHAAEVGRRVLGFQILWQVGCFFAYIVLMVGYQVAHALDLTLWRGGYLAVFIGSYLLNVLTVVYYAGRLRRGDLNIYGIRL; translated from the coding sequence ATGTTTTCTGCTGCCCGCATCCTTGCTATTCGCAAAAGCAAAGGTTTTTCCCAGGAAATGCTGGCCGAGCAGTCGGGCGTGAGCTTGCGCACCATTCAGCGGGTAGAGCAGGGCGAAACCGTGCCCCGGGGCCACACCCTGCAGGCGCTGGCGGCCGCGCTGGGCGTGTCGTTGGCGGACTTCCGGACGGAGCCCGAACCCCTGGCAGCTCCGGTGCCGGTCGGTGCTTCGGTGGCATCAGCACCCTTTACGGCTGCCCCGGAACCGCCCGAGCTTCTGGCCGGGCCAGGTCAGGCGCTAAGCCGGGCCGATGAGCAGGCGCTGACGAGTACCCTGGAACCAACTCCGCAAACCGCGCTGGTAGCCGCCTCGCCCGAGCCGGTCGTCACGCACTACAGCCCGCTACGGCCTGACCCGGAGTTTCTGCAGCTGCTCAACCTGAGTGCCCTGAGCTTGCTGGTGCTGCCGCTGCTCAACATCATTGTTCCTTTTGTGCTCTGGCGGCGGCGGCGCCATACCATCCTGCACGCGGCCGAAGTAGGGCGGCGGGTGCTGGGCTTTCAGATTCTGTGGCAGGTGGGCTGCTTCTTTGCTTACATAGTGCTGATGGTGGGCTACCAGGTAGCGCATGCGCTGGACCTAACACTGTGGCGGGGCGGGTATCTGGCGGTGTTTATCGGGTCGTATCTGCTCAATGTGCTGACGGTTGTCTACTATGCCGGGCGGCTGCGGCGCGGTGATTTGAATATTTATGGGATTCGGCTGTAA
- a CDS encoding DUF3592 domain-containing protein — translation MPARPAKPAYQQRQQERRQRHAAAQKAQPKVGQALIWLLVLVVGMLAGAGLLFYRSTRPMADLTRLDGVLEQVAVQRASSRSEPYTLRFTLAGQPEPLEVYLGQSEELAADYRRLLHVGDSVRVYYNRESAPDRVQVYQLEKQGQVLLSYDHTRTENQVGAVAFGLLGLLPIALLLANRHVRTALKPYFRRRTA, via the coding sequence ATGCCCGCCCGACCAGCTAAGCCCGCGTACCAACAGCGGCAGCAGGAACGCCGCCAGCGTCATGCTGCCGCCCAGAAAGCGCAGCCTAAAGTAGGCCAGGCGCTTATCTGGCTGCTGGTGCTGGTAGTGGGAATGCTGGCCGGCGCGGGCTTGCTCTTTTACCGGTCTACGCGCCCGATGGCCGATTTGACGCGCCTTGATGGGGTACTGGAACAAGTAGCAGTGCAGCGCGCCAGCAGCCGCTCTGAGCCGTACACGCTACGGTTTACCCTGGCCGGTCAGCCTGAGCCGTTGGAAGTTTATCTGGGCCAGAGCGAGGAGCTGGCGGCCGATTACCGCCGGCTATTGCATGTAGGCGACTCAGTGCGCGTGTACTACAACCGCGAGTCGGCGCCGGACCGGGTGCAAGTGTATCAGCTGGAAAAACAAGGGCAGGTCCTGCTATCCTACGACCATACCCGCACGGAAAACCAGGTGGGCGCGGTGGCTTTTGGGTTGCTGGGGTTGCTGCCCATTGCCCTACTGCTTGCCAACCGGCACGTACGAACGGCGCTGAAGCCGTACTTTCGCCGGCGCACTGCCTAA
- a CDS encoding OmpA family protein has translation MSHSLLRTSFLALLGLAGLQGATSCVSQKKYTELQQQYQALTQSRDQLQASKQALEQDKTRTEEALRTSLLSKNQQVNQLNENLSGAQQTNSQLSADLRSKEARIAEMQRILEQKDQAVKALRQKVADALLGFNANDLQVNLRNGKVYVSLSEQLLFKSGSTKVDPKGQEALKKLATALQGNQDVNVLVEGHTDNVPILKGTAGLQDNWDLSVLRATEITRILTQAGLSSTQVTPSGRAQHVPVAQNDTPANKSLNRRTEIILTPKLDELFQILEQN, from the coding sequence ATGTCTCATTCATTGCTTCGTACTTCCTTCCTGGCGCTGCTTGGCCTGGCCGGCCTGCAGGGCGCTACCTCCTGCGTATCCCAGAAGAAATACACCGAGCTGCAGCAGCAATACCAGGCCCTCACCCAGTCGCGCGACCAGCTGCAGGCCAGCAAGCAGGCCCTGGAGCAGGACAAGACCCGCACCGAAGAAGCCCTGCGCACCAGCCTGCTCAGCAAAAACCAGCAGGTAAACCAGCTCAACGAAAACCTGAGCGGGGCCCAGCAAACCAACTCGCAGCTCTCGGCTGATCTGCGCTCGAAGGAAGCCCGCATTGCCGAAATGCAGCGCATACTGGAGCAGAAAGACCAGGCCGTGAAGGCCCTGCGCCAGAAGGTGGCCGACGCGCTGCTGGGCTTCAACGCCAACGACCTGCAGGTGAACCTGCGCAACGGCAAAGTGTACGTGTCGCTCTCGGAGCAGTTGCTGTTTAAATCGGGCTCCACCAAGGTTGACCCCAAAGGCCAGGAAGCCCTGAAAAAGCTGGCCACGGCGCTGCAGGGCAACCAGGACGTGAACGTGCTGGTGGAAGGCCACACCGACAACGTACCCATTCTGAAGGGCACCGCCGGCCTGCAGGATAACTGGGATTTGAGCGTGCTGCGGGCCACCGAAATTACCCGCATTCTCACGCAGGCCGGACTGAGCAGCACTCAGGTGACACCCTCCGGCCGCGCTCAACACGTGCCCGTAGCCCAGAACGATACGCCCGCCAATAAATCCCTGAACCGCCGCACGGAAATTATTCTCACGCCTAAGCTGGATGAGTTATTTCAGATTCTGGAGCAGAATTAA
- a CDS encoding hydroxymethylglutaryl-CoA lyase, whose protein sequence is MKLVECPRDAMQGWTTFIPTTQKTAYLNALLRVGFDTLDFGSFVSPKAIPQLADTAEVLDGLDLSQSGTRLLAIVANLRGAETAAQHPQIRYIGFPLSVSETFQQRNTNKSIAQALDDVARMQELCARTGQEQVVYLSMGFGNPYGDAWSPAVLGEFTQKLDALGVGIVALSDTIGASTPATIAPPFRELSAAFPHIEFGAHLHTTPESWREKVQAAYEAGCRRFDGALGGYGGCPMAADALTGNMPTERLIEYAAQAGEELHLNLEALTEAEALNQQIFAAH, encoded by the coding sequence ATGAAACTCGTTGAATGCCCCCGCGACGCCATGCAGGGCTGGACTACGTTCATTCCTACCACCCAGAAAACCGCCTACCTCAACGCCCTGCTACGAGTGGGGTTTGACACCCTGGACTTCGGCTCGTTCGTTTCGCCCAAAGCCATTCCGCAGTTGGCCGACACGGCCGAAGTGCTGGATGGGTTGGATTTGAGCCAGTCGGGCACGCGGCTGCTGGCCATTGTAGCCAACCTGCGCGGGGCCGAAACCGCCGCCCAGCACCCCCAGATTCGCTACATCGGCTTCCCGCTGTCGGTTTCCGAAACGTTTCAGCAGCGCAATACCAACAAAAGCATTGCCCAGGCCCTCGACGACGTGGCCCGGATGCAGGAACTGTGCGCCCGCACCGGCCAGGAGCAGGTGGTATACCTGAGCATGGGCTTCGGCAACCCCTACGGCGACGCCTGGAGCCCCGCCGTGCTGGGGGAGTTCACCCAAAAGCTCGATGCGCTGGGCGTGGGCATTGTGGCCTTGTCGGATACCATTGGGGCGAGTACGCCGGCTACCATTGCCCCGCCGTTCCGGGAGCTGTCGGCGGCGTTTCCGCACATTGAGTTTGGCGCCCACCTGCACACCACGCCCGAAAGCTGGCGCGAGAAAGTGCAGGCCGCGTACGAGGCCGGCTGCCGCCGCTTCGACGGGGCCCTGGGTGGCTACGGCGGCTGCCCCATGGCCGCCGACGCCCTCACCGGCAACATGCCCACCGAGCGGCTCATCGAATATGCAGCCCAAGCCGGGGAGGAGCTGCACCTGAACCTGGAAGCGCTAACCGAAGCAGAAGCGCTAAACCAACAGATTTTCGCAGCCCACTGA
- a CDS encoding 2'-5' RNA ligase family protein: protein MATRTNPTSLYLLAIVPPEPVLGQVWALKQEVHILTGSRNAVRLRPHITLWPPVHRPAAFARQAAEVLARFAASETEFMVSLRDFAWFGSRTLFISVNSPGILKDFNQRLAQWCRLHQLNISLENRPFTPHMTLATRDLPADNVPELQKIFAARNYAAQFPVQQLTLFEHDGKSWEVAAEFHLSASGQPN from the coding sequence GTGGCTACTCGCACCAACCCAACTTCGCTTTACCTGCTGGCTATTGTACCACCGGAGCCCGTGCTGGGGCAGGTGTGGGCCCTCAAGCAGGAAGTTCATATCCTGACGGGCAGCCGCAATGCGGTCCGGCTGCGGCCGCACATTACGCTGTGGCCGCCTGTGCATCGCCCGGCTGCATTTGCCCGGCAGGCGGCAGAAGTACTGGCCCGTTTTGCTGCTTCCGAAACGGAGTTTATGGTGAGTTTGCGGGATTTTGCGTGGTTTGGCAGCCGCACGTTATTTATTTCGGTTAATTCTCCCGGAATATTAAAGGATTTTAACCAGCGCCTCGCGCAGTGGTGCCGCCTGCATCAGTTGAATATTTCCCTCGAAAACCGGCCATTTACCCCGCATATGACGCTGGCCACCCGCGACCTGCCCGCCGATAATGTGCCGGAGCTTCAAAAAATATTTGCCGCCCGGAATTATGCCGCGCAGTTCCCGGTGCAACAGCTTACGTTGTTTGAGCACGATGGCAAATCCTGGGAAGTAGCCGCTGAATTCCACCTATCCGCTAGCGGCCAACCAAACTAA
- a CDS encoding histidine phosphatase family protein — protein MLPKNVLTLLTGLLLAGCATTQTILPPAAAPTVVYIVRHGEKDLTPGLADPPLTPAGQQRAQALHDTLAARGIKAVFSTNTSRTKNTVQPLATQLKLPVQLYDAKQLPALATRIRREYGGQRVVVAGHSNTILETAEALGARRPVPTIGDDEYNYLLQVTVPADTTQAPSAVARRYGADRP, from the coding sequence ATGCTACCCAAGAACGTTCTGACCTTGCTGACGGGCCTGCTGCTGGCGGGCTGCGCCACTACGCAAACCATACTGCCCCCGGCTGCCGCGCCCACCGTCGTATATATCGTGCGCCATGGCGAAAAGGACCTCACGCCCGGCCTCGCCGACCCGCCCCTGACCCCGGCCGGCCAGCAGCGCGCCCAGGCTCTGCACGACACGCTGGCAGCGCGGGGCATAAAAGCCGTATTCAGCACCAATACTTCTCGCACGAAGAATACCGTGCAGCCCCTGGCTACCCAACTGAAACTGCCGGTTCAGCTGTATGATGCCAAGCAACTGCCTGCCTTGGCTACCCGTATCCGCCGCGAATACGGGGGACAGCGCGTGGTAGTAGCGGGCCATTCCAATACTATCCTCGAAACCGCCGAAGCCCTGGGTGCCCGTCGCCCCGTGCCCACCATCGGCGACGACGAGTACAACTACCTGCTGCAAGTCACCGTGCCGGCCGATACCACCCAGGCACCCAGCGCCGTAGCGCGGCGGTACGGGGCCGACCGGCCGTAA
- a CDS encoding S8 family serine peptidase, with translation MLASFAGPALAAPGPPPTAPYWVLLRNKKGSTLDAATYFTPAAQQRRLRQHLPPADSTDFPVPPAYVQAIRQHTDTITSVSRWCNAVACRATPAQAAALRLLPGVQAVVARTPATTPDARPAASASHSTAESTLSETDQLLARQQTAALGAAQLRQARLTGRGLRIAIFDVGFLGTDVHPAFEHLRGGQKVAATWDFIRQRPFVYGYGTHGTQVLSCLAGRLPDSTALGLAPEAEFLLARTEREGSERYSEEEAWLAAVEWADRNGADIINSSLGYTERRYFREQMNGRTSLVARAAALAVRKGMLVVCAAGNDGDDIRWGIVGTPADQDSVLAVGGIDPATWLPESFSSRGPTADRRLKPNVAAFGEAITAVPGGYERTEGTSFASPLVAGLAACFWQQQRQFTVGQLFQALQQAGSLYPYFDYAQGYGVPGAARFLAPPAAVPAPTFDFVRTDSTLSIVVRQPTGDLSPLPENPEPVPAVGQLLDDDTPTAAVAQAPGYLYLHVADARGVLRIYEIREVKQRLVARFPLAQLRPHDTVRASLNGYTQAYTVQP, from the coding sequence GTGCTGGCCAGCTTCGCCGGCCCGGCCCTGGCGGCTCCCGGCCCGCCGCCCACCGCTCCGTACTGGGTGCTGCTGCGCAACAAGAAGGGAAGCACGCTCGATGCAGCTACGTATTTCACGCCGGCTGCCCAGCAGCGCCGCCTGCGCCAGCACCTGCCACCCGCCGACAGCACCGATTTTCCCGTGCCCCCGGCCTACGTACAAGCCATCCGGCAGCATACCGATACCATTACGTCTGTGAGCCGCTGGTGCAATGCCGTGGCCTGTCGCGCTACACCTGCCCAGGCGGCGGCCCTGCGCCTCCTGCCGGGCGTGCAGGCCGTGGTTGCGCGCACCCCCGCCACTACACCCGATGCCCGGCCAGCTGCTTCGGCCTCTCATTCAACAGCTGAAAGCACGCTTTCCGAAACCGACCAGCTGCTGGCCCGCCAGCAAACGGCCGCCCTTGGAGCCGCGCAGCTGCGGCAGGCCCGCCTCACGGGCCGGGGCCTGCGCATTGCCATCTTCGACGTAGGCTTTCTAGGGACTGATGTGCATCCGGCCTTCGAGCACCTACGCGGCGGCCAAAAGGTGGCGGCTACCTGGGACTTTATTCGCCAGCGGCCTTTTGTATATGGCTACGGCACCCACGGCACCCAGGTGCTTTCCTGCCTGGCCGGCCGCCTTCCCGACAGCACTGCCCTGGGCCTGGCCCCGGAAGCGGAATTTCTGCTGGCCCGCACCGAGCGCGAAGGAAGTGAGCGGTACAGCGAGGAAGAAGCCTGGCTGGCCGCCGTGGAGTGGGCCGACCGCAACGGGGCCGACATCATCAACTCCTCTTTGGGCTATACCGAGCGACGCTATTTTCGGGAGCAGATGAACGGCCGCACCAGCCTCGTAGCCCGCGCCGCTGCCCTGGCCGTGCGCAAAGGCATGCTGGTGGTGTGCGCGGCCGGCAACGACGGCGACGACATCCGCTGGGGCATCGTGGGCACGCCCGCCGACCAGGATTCCGTGCTTGCCGTGGGCGGTATTGACCCGGCAACCTGGCTGCCGGAAAGCTTTTCCTCGCGCGGGCCCACCGCCGACCGGCGCCTGAAGCCCAACGTGGCCGCCTTTGGCGAAGCTATTACGGCCGTGCCCGGCGGCTACGAGCGGACGGAGGGCACTTCGTTTGCCAGCCCTCTGGTGGCCGGGCTGGCCGCCTGCTTCTGGCAGCAGCAGCGTCAGTTCACCGTTGGGCAATTGTTTCAGGCGCTGCAGCAAGCCGGCAGCCTGTACCCGTACTTCGATTACGCCCAGGGCTACGGGGTACCCGGCGCTGCCCGTTTTCTGGCCCCGCCGGCCGCTGTTCCGGCCCCCACGTTCGATTTCGTGCGCACCGATTCTACCCTGTCGATAGTCGTGCGCCAACCGACGGGTGACTTGTCGCCGCTACCTGAAAACCCAGAGCCTGTACCCGCCGTGGGGCAGCTGCTCGACGACGATACCCCGACGGCGGCCGTGGCGCAGGCTCCGGGCTACCTGTACCTGCACGTAGCCGATGCGCGTGGGGTGCTGCGGATCTATGAAATCCGGGAAGTAAAACAGCGCCTGGTGGCCCGTTTTCCCTTGGCCCAGCTGCGGCCCCATGATACCGTGCGGGCTTCGCTGAACGGCTACACGCAGGCTTATACCGTGCAGCCATGA
- a CDS encoding M20/M25/M40 family metallo-hydrolase, with protein MPFLRASLAACLLMAGLALPAAAQSGTTKTDSLNIRKLYDEALLRGESYENLRYLTGQIGGRLSGSPQAEQAVQWGKQVMEKMGLDRVYLQEVMVPHWERGAREKAEAKPAKGKPVSFNVCALGGSVGGKLKAQVVEVQSIQELRALPAEQVKGKIVFFNRPMNPTYIETGRAYGEAGDQRRSGAAEAAKRGAIGALVRSLSLAHDDFPHTGTMRYEDGVTRVPAAALSTNGADQLSALLKANPTLTFELEMSCRELPDAKSYNVVGEIKGSKYPNEIITVGGHLDSWDLGQGAHDDGTGCVQSMEVLRLLKATGLRPERTVRAVLFMNEENGNRGGLKYAELAKAAGEQHLAAMESDGGGFTPRGFGIEGPAATVRQLQQWQPLLQPYGSGEIAPGHGGTDIGPLKDQAKVLIGYECDSQRYFDLHHTAADTFDKVNRRELELGNASMAALVYLLSKYGL; from the coding sequence ATGCCCTTTTTACGCGCCTCCCTGGCCGCCTGCCTGTTGATGGCGGGCCTGGCTTTGCCCGCCGCCGCCCAATCCGGCACCACTAAAACCGACTCTCTTAATATTCGCAAGCTCTACGATGAGGCCCTGCTGCGCGGGGAAAGCTACGAGAACCTGCGCTACCTCACCGGGCAGATTGGGGGCCGCCTCAGCGGCTCGCCTCAGGCCGAGCAGGCCGTTCAGTGGGGCAAGCAGGTGATGGAGAAAATGGGCCTCGACCGGGTGTACCTGCAGGAAGTGATGGTGCCTCACTGGGAGCGGGGCGCCAGGGAAAAAGCCGAAGCCAAGCCCGCCAAAGGCAAGCCGGTGAGCTTCAACGTGTGCGCCCTGGGCGGCTCGGTGGGCGGCAAGCTGAAGGCCCAGGTGGTAGAAGTGCAGAGCATCCAGGAGCTGCGCGCCTTGCCGGCTGAGCAGGTGAAGGGCAAAATCGTGTTTTTCAACCGGCCCATGAACCCCACCTACATCGAAACCGGCCGGGCCTATGGCGAAGCCGGTGACCAGCGCCGTAGCGGGGCTGCCGAAGCCGCCAAGCGTGGCGCCATCGGGGCGCTGGTGCGCAGTTTGTCCCTGGCCCACGACGACTTTCCCCACACCGGCACCATGCGCTACGAAGACGGCGTGACCCGAGTGCCCGCCGCCGCCCTCAGCACCAACGGCGCCGATCAGCTCAGCGCCCTGCTCAAAGCCAACCCAACCCTGACCTTCGAGCTGGAAATGAGCTGTCGCGAGCTACCCGACGCCAAAAGCTACAACGTGGTAGGCGAAATCAAGGGCTCGAAGTACCCCAACGAAATCATTACGGTAGGTGGCCACCTCGACTCCTGGGACCTGGGCCAGGGCGCCCACGACGACGGTACCGGTTGCGTGCAGAGCATGGAAGTGCTGCGCCTGCTGAAGGCCACCGGCCTGCGCCCCGAGCGTACGGTACGCGCTGTGCTCTTCATGAACGAGGAAAACGGCAACCGCGGCGGCCTGAAGTACGCTGAGCTGGCTAAGGCCGCCGGCGAGCAGCACCTGGCGGCTATGGAGTCGGATGGGGGAGGGTTTACCCCGCGCGGCTTCGGCATCGAGGGCCCGGCGGCTACTGTGCGCCAGCTGCAGCAGTGGCAGCCGCTGTTGCAGCCCTACGGCAGCGGCGAAATTGCCCCCGGTCACGGCGGTACGGACATTGGCCCCCTGAAAGACCAGGCCAAGGTGCTCATCGGCTACGAGTGCGACTCCCAGCGCTACTTCGACCTTCATCACACCGCCGCCGATACTTTCGATAAGGTAAACCGCCGGGAGCTGGAGCTGGGCAACGCCAGCATGGCCGCGTTGGTGTATCTGCTCAGCAAGTACGGGCTGTAG